The following are encoded in a window of Manihot esculenta cultivar AM560-2 chromosome 8, M.esculenta_v8, whole genome shotgun sequence genomic DNA:
- the LOC110620192 gene encoding uncharacterized protein At2g39795, mitochondrial gives MSFNSILRKASASVLPLVIRSVGPQRTFHSAISAVLGVERRSLSNEFCRQVLLPFFRFSTATAAKSSAEENLIRVLDSEIEYAEKPTDVEDLPARFPFEIQDNPGERTILLERKFRDEIIKVEVDLPSIPQEDEDDNYDEDEKTGDLDDSPSIPLVVSICKGNGQHLEFGITAYPDQVTIDTLSVKNSDYSEDQLAYEGPDFSDLDENLQKAFHKYLEIRGINPSTTNFLFEYMSNKDAKEYRLWLKNLKNFMER, from the exons ATGTCCTTCAATTCCATTCTTCGCAAGGCCTCTGCTTCTGTGCTTCCTCTTGTAATTCGCTCTGTAGGTCCACAGAGAACCTTCCACAGTGCAATCTCCGCCGTACTCGGTGTCGAAAGGCGTAGTCTTAGCAACGAGTTCTGTCGGCAAGTCTTGCTTCCATTTTTTAGATTCTCGACCGCCACTGCAGCAAAATCCAGCGCCGAAGAGAATCTGATTCGGGTCCTCGATTCTGAGATTGAATACGCTGAAAAACCCACAGAT GTAGAGGATCTCCCAGCTCGATTTCCGTTTGAAATCCAAGATAACCCTGGGGAGAGAACCATATTACTGGAAAGGAAGTTCCGAGATGAAATCATCAAAGTTGAAGTTGATTTGCCTAGTATTCCACAGGAGGATGAGGATGATAATTATGATGAGGATGAAAAGACTGGGGACTTGGATGATTCACCAAGCATTCCACTGGTTGTAAGCATTTGTAAAGGAAATGGTCAGCATCTGGAGTTTGGTATCACTGCATACCCTGATCAGGTTACAATAGATACCTTGTCAGTTAAGAATTCAGACTATTCTGAAGATCAACTTGCTTATGAAGGGCCTGATTTTTC TGATTTGGATGAAAATTTGCAAAAGGCTTTCCACAAGTATCTGGAGATTAGAGGGATCAATCCAAGTACAACAAACTTTTTGTTTGAGTATATGAGCAACAAGGATGCTAAAGAATACAGGCTATGGCTGAAGAACCTCAAGAATTTCATGGAAAGGTAA